In Opitutus sp., one genomic interval encodes:
- a CDS encoding glycosyltransferase yields the protein MNVPSQSSSICLVIPAWCETVRLDAFVQRLFPALAASGLSVTVQIVDDGSPSQLAEALADRCEAWRAQYAFVNPLHRLPTNRGKGGAVYAGWDLACAADACWLGFCDADGSVEADELLRLCREALAAPAPVCLCASRHVAGADARWGSPLRQALSHLFAAWVRWHTRLTVRDSQCGAKIMPAAIYRAVRRELKEERFAFDPELLLACQKAGATIREMPVRWRWQPGSRLKLGRDGWAMLCAIRRLSRVPIGAPPAQPRAN from the coding sequence ATGAACGTTCCATCCCAATCCAGTAGCATCTGCTTAGTCATTCCTGCGTGGTGCGAAACCGTGCGACTCGACGCCTTTGTCCAACGGTTATTTCCCGCCCTCGCCGCGTCTGGTTTGTCCGTGACCGTACAAATCGTAGACGACGGCTCCCCTTCACAGTTGGCGGAAGCGTTGGCTGACCGCTGCGAGGCATGGCGCGCCCAATATGCCTTTGTAAATCCCCTGCACCGCCTTCCGACCAACAGGGGCAAAGGCGGTGCGGTTTACGCCGGCTGGGACTTGGCCTGCGCCGCCGACGCGTGTTGGCTGGGGTTTTGTGATGCCGACGGCAGCGTGGAAGCCGACGAACTGCTGCGCCTTTGCCGCGAAGCTTTGGCCGCTCCCGCACCGGTTTGCCTTTGCGCCAGCCGCCACGTCGCCGGAGCCGACGCCCGCTGGGGTTCGCCCTTGCGCCAAGCCCTGAGCCACCTGTTCGCCGCCTGGGTGCGCTGGCACACGCGGTTAACGGTGAGGGATAGCCAATGCGGTGCCAAAATCATGCCCGCTGCGATCTACCGTGCGGTGCGACGTGAACTGAAAGAGGAGCGCTTCGCCTTCGATCCCGAGTTGTTACTGGCCTGCCAAAAGGCGGGCGCGACGATCAGGGAGATGCCGGTGCGTTGGCGCTGGCAACCCGGCAGTCGGCTCAAGTTGGGCCGAGACGGTTGGGCGATGCTTTGCGCAATCCGCCGGCTCAGCCGCGTGCCCATCGGCGCGCCGCCTGCGCAACCGCGCGCCAATTAG
- a CDS encoding Gfo/Idh/MocA family oxidoreductase, producing the protein MNPITNIVSPSTGFSRRSFLGLSAGALALASTPRLFAQVTGAGSSEKPLRIALVGYGAQGRVLAESLLKIGDIKLVALCDMWDYARTYGERYFKAAGVDLTGYSDLDEMLAKEKGLDAVIIATPDVFHAPHTNTCLKAGLHVYCEKMMSNTVEGARSMVQTMKETGRLLQIGHQRHSNPRYRFTRERLLGEAKLCGQLTGAQAQWNRAATKDLGWPKKSDIPAATLAHYGFPDMATFRNWRWFKKFGGGPLSDLGAHQIDIFSWFFGRLPSTVIASGGVDFYKTHEWFDNAMVIYEFPQPEGHVARAFYQVQTTTSSGGGYWEQFMGSEGTVRISENPTQTKIYREAAAPSWEEWARKNYLRADVAPVAAAPAADAKVDARETAPLATYGLPITLNKAIHQYHLENFFQAIRGKAKLNCPADEAFRSEYPIFKAIEAIEKRQLITIEEPVV; encoded by the coding sequence ATGAACCCCATCACTAACATCGTCTCCCCCTCCACCGGTTTCTCCCGCCGGAGTTTTCTCGGCCTTTCCGCAGGAGCGCTCGCGCTCGCCAGCACTCCCCGGCTTTTCGCTCAAGTCACCGGCGCCGGGTCGTCAGAAAAGCCGCTGCGCATCGCCCTGGTTGGCTACGGTGCCCAAGGACGGGTACTGGCCGAGAGCCTGCTCAAAATCGGCGACATCAAGCTGGTCGCCCTGTGCGACATGTGGGACTACGCGCGCACCTACGGAGAACGTTATTTCAAAGCGGCTGGCGTCGACCTCACCGGTTACAGCGACCTCGATGAGATGCTCGCCAAGGAAAAGGGCCTCGACGCAGTCATCATTGCCACCCCGGACGTATTCCACGCCCCCCACACCAACACGTGCCTCAAGGCCGGCCTGCACGTTTACTGCGAGAAAATGATGTCCAACACCGTGGAGGGCGCCCGCTCCATGGTGCAGACAATGAAAGAGACCGGCCGCCTGCTCCAGATTGGTCACCAGCGGCACAGTAATCCTCGCTACCGCTTCACCCGTGAGCGCCTGCTGGGTGAGGCTAAGCTGTGCGGCCAACTGACCGGTGCTCAAGCCCAGTGGAACCGCGCTGCCACCAAGGATCTCGGCTGGCCGAAAAAGTCCGACATTCCGGCGGCAACCTTGGCCCATTACGGTTTCCCCGACATGGCCACGTTTAGAAACTGGCGTTGGTTTAAAAAATTCGGCGGCGGCCCGCTCTCCGACCTTGGCGCCCACCAGATCGATATCTTCAGTTGGTTCTTTGGTCGGTTGCCCAGCACGGTGATCGCCAGCGGCGGTGTCGATTTCTACAAGACCCACGAGTGGTTCGACAACGCCATGGTGATCTACGAATTCCCCCAGCCCGAAGGCCACGTGGCGCGCGCCTTTTACCAAGTGCAAACCACCACCAGTTCCGGCGGCGGCTACTGGGAGCAGTTCATGGGCAGCGAGGGCACCGTGCGTATTTCCGAAAACCCCACGCAGACCAAAATCTACCGCGAAGCCGCCGCACCGTCCTGGGAAGAGTGGGCGCGGAAAAACTACCTGCGTGCCGACGTCGCACCCGTTGCCGCCGCGCCCGCCGCCGACGCCAAAGTGGACGCCCGCGAGACCGCCCCCTTGGCCACCTATGGTCTGCCGATCACCCTGAACAAGGCCATCCACCAGTATCACCTGGAGAACTTTTTTCAGGCGATCCGCGGCAAAGCCAAACTGAACTGCCCGGCCGACGAAGCCTTCCGCAGCGAATACCCGATTTTCAAAGCCATCGAAGCCATCGAAAAACGTCAGCTCATCACCATCGAAGAACCTGTCGTCTAA
- a CDS encoding Gfo/Idh/MocA family oxidoreductase yields MSLNRKLRYGMIGGGRGAFIGAVHRIASQMDGQAELVAGAFSADPEKSAASGADLFLDPTRVYGSYAEMARVEAARPAADRLDFVVIVTPNHQHFGPAQAFLEAGFHVVCDKPVTLDLAQARTLRDIVHRSGNIFALTHNYTGNAMVKQARAFVREGRLGTLRKVVVEYPQGWLSTLLEATGQKQAGWRTDPARSGAAGCIGDIGTHAENLARYITGLRISELCADLTTFVEGRALDDDGNILLRFEGGAKGVLHSSQISVGEENALNIRVYGEKAGLEWSQEHPNELLLKFPDQPTQIWRRGNGYVGPAATAVTRIPAGHPEGYLEAFGNIYREVFRAIRATQAGQPLPADLDFPTIEDGVEGMAFIETAVASSRAGAVWVKFPQL; encoded by the coding sequence ATGTCTCTAAATCGCAAACTTCGTTACGGCATGATCGGTGGCGGCCGCGGCGCCTTCATCGGCGCTGTCCACCGCATCGCTTCGCAAATGGACGGCCAGGCCGAGCTCGTCGCCGGCGCCTTCTCCGCCGATCCAGAAAAATCCGCCGCCTCCGGCGCGGACCTATTTCTCGACCCGACTCGCGTTTACGGCTCCTACGCCGAGATGGCCCGCGTTGAGGCCGCACGCCCCGCCGCCGATCGACTCGACTTCGTAGTGATCGTCACGCCGAATCACCAGCACTTCGGCCCCGCTCAAGCGTTTCTCGAAGCCGGCTTTCACGTCGTCTGCGACAAACCGGTTACCCTCGACCTCGCCCAAGCCCGGACCTTGCGCGACATCGTGCACCGCAGTGGCAATATCTTTGCCCTCACCCACAACTACACCGGCAACGCCATGGTGAAACAGGCCCGGGCCTTTGTCCGCGAAGGCCGCCTCGGCACCTTGCGCAAAGTCGTGGTCGAGTACCCGCAAGGCTGGCTGTCCACGCTCCTCGAAGCCACCGGCCAAAAACAAGCCGGCTGGCGCACCGACCCCGCCCGCTCGGGCGCGGCCGGTTGCATCGGCGACATCGGCACCCACGCCGAAAACCTAGCCCGCTACATCACCGGCCTGCGCATCAGCGAACTCTGCGCCGACCTGACCACCTTCGTCGAAGGCCGCGCCCTCGACGACGACGGCAACATCCTCCTGCGCTTCGAAGGCGGCGCCAAGGGCGTGCTTCACAGTTCGCAGATCTCCGTCGGCGAAGAAAACGCGCTCAACATCCGCGTTTACGGCGAAAAGGCCGGCCTGGAGTGGAGCCAGGAACACCCCAACGAGTTGCTGCTCAAATTCCCAGATCAGCCCACGCAAATCTGGCGACGCGGCAACGGCTACGTCGGTCCCGCTGCGACCGCCGTCACCCGTATTCCGGCCGGCCACCCCGAGGGTTATTTGGAAGCCTTCGGTAACATTTACCGCGAGGTCTTCCGGGCGATTCGCGCCACCCAGGCTGGCCAACCGCTGCCGGCCGACCTCGATTTCCCGACCATCGAGGACGGCGTCGAAGGCATGGCGTTTATTGAGACCGCCGTGGCCAGCTCCCGCGCTGGCGCCGTTTGGGTGAAGTTCCCCCAGCTCTGA
- a CDS encoding sugar phosphate isomerase/epimerase, translating into MKRSVTLFTGQWADLPLAELAPLAKKMGYDGLELACWGDHFDVEAATASPTYARERWELLADHGLTCVALSSHLVGQAVCDPIDARHQAILSPTVWGDGDPEGVRRRAADTMIATGQAARAFFDARPASLAPAIPHAPVVNGFTGSSIWHALYAFPPTSQAYYDAGFADFAKRWTPILNAFDAVNVNFALEVHPTEIAFDIASAQRALAAVNNHRRFGFNYDPSHLGYQGVDYVKFIRSFPDRIFHAHMKDVWWGHGDGTVGVFGGHTSFGDARRQWDFRSVGRGDIRFEDVIVALNDIGYRGPLSVEWEDIRMDRVQGATESAAFVRRLDFSPSAVAFDAAFDKKQQ; encoded by the coding sequence ATGAAACGCTCCGTCACCTTATTCACCGGCCAATGGGCCGATCTTCCCCTCGCCGAACTCGCACCGTTGGCCAAAAAAATGGGCTATGACGGACTTGAGCTCGCCTGCTGGGGCGACCACTTCGACGTCGAGGCCGCCACCGCCTCGCCCACCTACGCCCGTGAACGCTGGGAGTTGCTCGCCGACCACGGCCTGACCTGCGTGGCACTCTCCAGCCACTTGGTCGGCCAAGCGGTCTGCGATCCCATCGACGCCCGCCACCAGGCCATCCTCTCGCCCACGGTTTGGGGCGATGGCGACCCCGAGGGCGTACGCCGCCGTGCCGCCGACACCATGATCGCCACCGGCCAGGCTGCCCGTGCCTTTTTTGACGCCCGCCCCGCCTCGCTGGCCCCGGCCATCCCGCACGCGCCGGTGGTCAACGGCTTTACCGGTTCCTCGATCTGGCACGCGCTTTACGCTTTTCCGCCCACCTCGCAGGCCTACTACGACGCCGGGTTCGCCGACTTCGCCAAGCGTTGGACGCCCATCCTCAACGCCTTCGATGCGGTCAACGTGAACTTTGCCCTCGAAGTTCACCCCACCGAGATCGCCTTCGACATCGCCTCGGCCCAGCGCGCCCTCGCGGCCGTGAACAACCACCGCCGCTTCGGTTTCAACTACGACCCGTCCCACCTCGGATACCAAGGCGTCGATTACGTTAAATTCATCCGCAGCTTCCCCGACCGCATTTTCCACGCCCACATGAAAGACGTGTGGTGGGGCCACGGTGACGGCACGGTCGGCGTGTTCGGCGGCCACACCTCGTTTGGTGACGCCCGTCGCCAATGGGATTTCCGTTCGGTGGGTCGCGGCGATATCCGGTTCGAGGACGTCATCGTAGCACTCAACGACATCGGCTACCGCGGACCGCTCTCCGTGGAATGGGAAGACATCCGTATGGATCGCGTGCAAGGAGCCACTGAATCCGCCGCCTTCGTGCGTCGGTTGGATTTCTCCCCCAGTGCCGTGGCCTTCGACGCCGCCTTCGACAAAAAACAGCAATAA
- a CDS encoding MFS transporter, with amino-acid sequence MTQSVSPKTNPSQLVFWGCFVALIATSFGFITRMMLLGRFQTDFGLDKVQLGELQGAGIWPFAISIILFSLIIDRVGYRVAMIFSFACYAGYLAMASFAYLSIQGLEGVALQAAQNRGYSLLYWGSIILGLGNGTVEAFVNPLVATIFKTDKTKWLNKLHAGWPAGLVLGGLITIGLSSTASHGDWRLVLGLIALPSVVFFGLLIGAKFPQSEREQAGVSYREMLGEFGMFGALVAFGLIFAQLGQVFGWSTGVTIGLTATVVLGFGAYTRRLGNALLAFLILLMMPLATAEIGTDGWISSLMEHPLAAAGHNPGWVLVYTSAIMMALRFFAGSIIHRLSPIGLLIGSSVLAIVGLTLLSHCAEASLLAIFAAATLYAVGKTFFWPTMLGVASEQSPRGGALTLNAMGGVGMIAVGVLGFPYIGAVQEKTASAHLLTEAPSIAQTVLVEKSYLLGGYQAIQADKAAALAEPAAQAKLAAAQLAGQFDALGHMAIFPALMLVGYIGLFLFFRAKGGYRPVSLDSTSKHSKAKQNELQEV; translated from the coding sequence ATGACACAGTCCGTCTCACCCAAAACCAATCCCAGCCAGCTTGTCTTCTGGGGTTGTTTCGTCGCGCTCATCGCCACCTCGTTTGGCTTCATCACTCGCATGATGTTGCTCGGCCGCTTTCAGACCGATTTCGGTTTGGATAAAGTCCAGCTCGGCGAACTCCAAGGAGCGGGCATCTGGCCCTTCGCCATTTCGATCATCTTGTTCAGCCTGATCATCGACCGGGTCGGTTATCGTGTGGCGATGATTTTTTCTTTCGCCTGTTACGCCGGTTATCTGGCCATGGCCTCGTTCGCCTACCTCTCGATCCAAGGGCTCGAGGGCGTCGCACTTCAAGCCGCTCAAAACCGTGGTTACAGCCTGCTCTATTGGGGCAGCATCATCCTCGGCCTGGGCAACGGTACCGTAGAAGCCTTTGTTAACCCGCTCGTCGCCACGATCTTCAAGACCGACAAGACCAAGTGGCTCAATAAACTCCACGCCGGTTGGCCTGCGGGTCTGGTGCTCGGCGGCCTCATCACTATCGGCCTGAGCTCCACCGCCAGCCACGGCGACTGGCGCCTGGTGCTCGGTCTAATCGCGCTGCCCTCGGTTGTTTTCTTCGGCCTTCTGATCGGTGCCAAGTTTCCGCAAAGCGAACGCGAGCAGGCCGGTGTTTCCTACCGCGAAATGCTCGGCGAGTTCGGCATGTTCGGTGCCTTGGTCGCCTTCGGCCTGATTTTCGCCCAACTCGGTCAAGTGTTCGGCTGGAGCACGGGCGTGACCATCGGCCTGACCGCCACCGTCGTGCTCGGTTTTGGCGCCTACACCCGACGTCTGGGCAACGCCCTACTCGCGTTTCTCATTCTCCTCATGATGCCGCTGGCCACCGCCGAAATCGGCACCGACGGCTGGATCAGCAGTTTGATGGAGCACCCGCTGGCCGCCGCCGGCCACAACCCCGGCTGGGTTCTGGTTTATACCTCGGCGATCATGATGGCCCTGCGCTTTTTCGCGGGCTCGATCATTCACCGTCTCTCGCCGATCGGCTTGCTCATCGGTAGCTCCGTCCTGGCTATCGTCGGCCTTACCCTGCTGTCGCACTGCGCCGAGGCTTCGCTTCTCGCCATCTTCGCTGCGGCTACCCTCTACGCCGTGGGCAAAACCTTCTTCTGGCCCACCATGCTGGGGGTCGCCTCCGAACAATCGCCCCGTGGCGGTGCGCTCACGCTCAACGCCATGGGTGGCGTCGGCATGATCGCCGTCGGCGTGCTCGGTTTCCCCTACATCGGCGCCGTGCAGGAAAAAACCGCCAGCGCCCACCTGCTCACCGAGGCTCCCTCGATCGCCCAAACCGTGTTGGTGGAAAAGTCCTACCTGCTCGGTGGCTACCAGGCGATTCAGGCCGACAAAGCTGCCGCGCTCGCCGAACCCGCCGCTCAGGCCAAATTGGCCGCCGCGCAACTCGCCGGGCAATTCGATGCCCTCGGCCACATGGCGATTTTCCCCGCTCTGATGTTGGTCGGCTACATCGGTCTGTTCCTGTTTTTCCGCGCCAAGGGCGGCTACCGTCCGGTCTCGCTCGATTCCACCTCGAAGCATTCCAAGGCAAAGCAAAACGAGCTGCAGGAGGTTTAA
- a CDS encoding FAD:protein FMN transferase: MLSSSTSAFRSQQRYRHEAMATWFELRIDTTDADYAAQASQEIFSRIDRLESLLSRYREDSEVRQLGRLAPGEAMRLHPDTFACLRQALDLATATGGAFDPALGHLRPAHGVVANASTPRGRLLLDPEAGRVTCEGGPVHLDLGAIGKGYALDRAAEVLREWDLPHALLLAGGSSLLALAAPPGTAGWEIGLTARQSIWLADIALGASGSTVKGKHILDPRDGSPSHGFFRTWASAPSAAAADGLSTAAMLLERAELDQLATRLPETGFALIAAEERAEALEPFGLFPLLGPISTSPRTE, encoded by the coding sequence ATGTTATCCTCCTCCACCTCGGCCTTTCGGTCCCAACAGCGCTACCGGCACGAGGCGATGGCCACCTGGTTTGAGCTGAGGATCGACACGACGGATGCCGATTACGCCGCACAAGCGTCGCAGGAGATATTCAGCCGCATCGACCGGCTGGAGTCGCTGCTCAGCCGTTACCGGGAGGACAGCGAAGTGCGTCAACTCGGGCGCCTTGCCCCGGGTGAGGCGATGCGCCTCCACCCCGACACCTTCGCCTGCCTGCGCCAGGCGCTGGACTTGGCGACGGCGACCGGCGGTGCCTTTGACCCGGCACTCGGCCACCTACGTCCCGCCCACGGCGTGGTGGCGAACGCCTCCACCCCGCGCGGTCGCCTCCTGCTAGATCCTGAAGCAGGCCGAGTGACCTGCGAAGGGGGCCCCGTTCACCTCGACCTCGGGGCCATTGGCAAAGGTTACGCCCTTGACCGCGCCGCCGAGGTTTTGCGCGAGTGGGACCTGCCGCACGCCCTCCTGCTGGCAGGCGGTAGCAGCTTACTCGCCTTGGCTGCTCCTCCCGGTACGGCAGGCTGGGAAATCGGCCTGACTGCCCGCCAAAGCATCTGGCTGGCCGACATCGCGCTCGGTGCCTCCGGCTCGACGGTTAAAGGTAAACACATTTTGGATCCGCGGGATGGTTCGCCGTCGCACGGTTTTTTCCGCACCTGGGCGAGCGCACCCTCAGCGGCCGCCGCCGATGGCCTTTCCACCGCCGCCATGCTCCTCGAGCGCGCCGAACTGGATCAGTTGGCCACGCGCTTGCCGGAAACCGGGTTTGCCCTCATCGCCGCCGAGGAACGCGCCGAGGCACTGGAACCCTTTGGGCTTTTCCCGCTGCTTGGTCCCATTTCGACCTCACCGCGGACTGAATGA
- a CDS encoding AraC family transcriptional regulator, translating into MPLAEPPATPQTAAFNLDAFHRRMNSSRHIELLLGQVQDVNYFAKDELGRFVQADPGFVAMLGATKPEDVLGRTDADFFPPEITARFVADDRAVMTTGEPLLQQIEPVPRPDRTFEWRTVSKVALRDADGRVIGVAGVTCLIDGANAACPPGIFAVLEHIGQHYGQSLTMQDFTQVSALSASTLERHFAQIFKTSPLRYLNTVRLRAARHLLLTTDDSVGEIAVACGFCDQSHMTALFTQNFGTTPRRYRIAHRQ; encoded by the coding sequence ATGCCCCTCGCCGAGCCCCCTGCCACCCCGCAGACGGCCGCTTTCAACCTCGATGCGTTCCATCGGCGTATGAACAGCAGCCGCCACATCGAGCTGCTGCTCGGCCAAGTTCAAGACGTGAACTATTTCGCCAAGGATGAGCTGGGTCGATTCGTTCAGGCAGATCCCGGCTTCGTGGCGATGCTGGGTGCAACCAAGCCCGAAGACGTGCTGGGACGCACGGACGCCGACTTCTTTCCGCCTGAGATCACCGCCCGCTTCGTAGCCGACGACCGCGCCGTGATGACCACCGGCGAACCCCTGCTCCAGCAAATCGAACCCGTCCCGCGTCCGGACCGCACGTTTGAATGGCGCACCGTCTCCAAAGTTGCCTTACGCGATGCAGATGGCCGGGTGATCGGCGTAGCCGGTGTTACCTGCCTAATCGACGGCGCGAACGCCGCCTGCCCGCCCGGCATTTTCGCGGTACTGGAACACATCGGACAGCACTATGGGCAAAGCCTGACCATGCAGGACTTCACCCAGGTTTCAGCGCTTTCGGCGAGCACGCTTGAGCGGCATTTTGCGCAGATTTTTAAAACCTCGCCGCTGCGCTACTTGAACACCGTGCGCCTGCGTGCCGCCCGCCACCTGCTGCTGACCACCGACGACAGCGTGGGCGAGATCGCGGTTGCCTGTGGTTTTTGCGACCAAAGCCACATGACCGCGCTGTTCACCCAAAATTTTGGCACTACGCCGCGCCGCTACCGCATAGCGCATCGGCAATAA
- a CDS encoding PAS domain S-box protein, with the protein MPRPHFSRSTRWCLVASTLPLATLSAQAQEVGGGAAQSAPWIVPALGVLALGGPLAWWLNGRLRRQVGRHRQALHASETRLRSLFDHAPVAIVETDFSAVVAWLDELRRRCLIDLDAFLLAHPAVVAEQLKQVRVVDANRIVLRLSGVANVADYMASLRSEPTPEVLAAFVAQLKCLWAGESEMTRELNNRGIDGLPGHSLMHWSAPVVEGRPDYSRVQVAFTDLSGLRAAEGKLQDVEDRWRLAVMGINAGLWEFDFATKETFVSERWQEIIGYSSTEMINPGEDFWPRIHSDDAKEVKLKLQAYLAGTSSSYSAEFRMRCKDGSYKWIRSQAMALFELSGKPIRMVGSHTDIDERKRAEDQLRASEARYRVLFENSPVAIIEYDLRGLRAWLAGLRAEGVADFNTYADAHSEVFNHQLNGVVLTGVNNETFRLVGATNQAEVFASLSRIVTSDVGKVRRALCHALWDGRTAIEGEMQINAIDGTPRRVFYRWWVPSLGGEPNYAWSQVVLVDLTGIKRTEAALAAERERLAVTLRAMAEGVVTTDVQGRVLFLNEAACELTGWTATAAIGRLLEEVCVLRHEKSRQALPPLVEAAIRTDQVADLPPRTALFDRTATPRLVEGRCAPIHDVHNQAIGAVLVLRDVTERARLEAEILRASKLESVGVLAGGIAHDFNNLLTVVMGNITLAMLDVQVMAAAGRWLQNAEVGVMRARDLTQQLLTFARGGEPVRSAVNLPDVIKEAAHFALHGSKARCDFTIEEGLWTADVDKGQIGQVVQNLVINAVQAMPEGGVIQMTLANQRLGPTTIAQLGAGEYLCITLQDTGEGIPAENLAHIFEPYFTTKKSGNGLGLAMVYSIIRRHSGHIEVDSELGRGTRFRFWLPAVPGVVAVPHEVAAAPKTYTGRVLFMDDEEPIRLMVSALLERLGFQVVGAVDGREAISLYVEALAANSRFDLVIMDLTVPGGMGGREAMLELRKRDPGVRGLVSSGYSSDPIMANFRAHGFNGMVAKPYRLTDLAKTIRAVMDDSQG; encoded by the coding sequence ATGCCTCGCCCCCATTTTTCAAGGTCTACGCGCTGGTGCCTGGTAGCGAGTACGCTGCCGTTGGCCACGCTTTCGGCCCAAGCCCAGGAGGTCGGCGGGGGGGCGGCTCAATCGGCGCCGTGGATCGTTCCAGCCTTGGGTGTACTGGCGTTGGGCGGGCCGCTGGCCTGGTGGCTCAATGGCCGGTTGCGTCGGCAGGTGGGCCGTCACAGGCAAGCCCTGCATGCCTCCGAGACGCGGTTACGCAGCCTTTTCGATCACGCGCCAGTGGCTATCGTGGAGACGGATTTTTCGGCTGTGGTTGCGTGGTTGGATGAACTGCGCCGGCGGTGCCTGATCGACCTCGATGCGTTTCTGTTGGCGCACCCGGCGGTGGTGGCCGAGCAGTTGAAGCAAGTGCGGGTGGTGGATGCTAATCGGATCGTCCTGCGCTTAAGCGGGGTGGCCAACGTCGCTGACTACATGGCCAGCCTGCGTAGCGAGCCCACACCAGAGGTGCTGGCGGCTTTTGTGGCGCAGTTAAAGTGCCTGTGGGCGGGAGAGTCCGAGATGACCCGCGAGCTCAACAATCGCGGCATCGACGGCCTGCCGGGCCACAGTCTGATGCACTGGAGTGCTCCCGTGGTGGAGGGGCGTCCCGATTACAGCCGGGTACAGGTCGCGTTCACCGACTTGAGCGGGCTGCGCGCCGCTGAGGGCAAACTTCAGGATGTCGAAGATCGCTGGCGGCTGGCGGTGATGGGCATTAACGCGGGCTTGTGGGAGTTTGATTTCGCCACCAAGGAGACGTTTGTTTCGGAGCGTTGGCAGGAGATTATCGGCTATTCCAGCACCGAGATGATCAACCCGGGTGAGGATTTCTGGCCGCGCATCCATTCCGATGACGCCAAGGAGGTGAAGCTGAAGTTGCAGGCCTATTTGGCCGGAACGAGTAGCAGTTATTCGGCTGAATTCCGGATGCGCTGCAAGGACGGCAGCTATAAGTGGATTCGCTCGCAGGCCATGGCGCTGTTCGAATTGTCGGGCAAGCCGATCCGTATGGTCGGTTCGCATACCGACATCGACGAGCGCAAGCGGGCCGAGGACCAGCTGCGCGCCTCCGAGGCGCGGTACCGCGTGCTCTTTGAGAACTCGCCGGTGGCGATCATCGAATACGACCTTCGCGGCCTGCGTGCGTGGTTGGCCGGGTTACGCGCGGAGGGCGTGGCGGATTTCAACACCTATGCCGATGCGCATTCCGAGGTGTTTAACCACCAGCTTAACGGGGTGGTGCTCACGGGGGTTAACAACGAGACTTTCCGCCTGGTGGGGGCCACCAATCAGGCCGAGGTGTTCGCCTCGCTTTCGCGCATCGTCACCAGCGATGTGGGGAAGGTTCGCCGTGCCCTTTGTCATGCGCTCTGGGACGGGCGCACCGCGATCGAGGGCGAGATGCAGATTAACGCGATCGACGGTACGCCGCGCCGGGTGTTTTACCGCTGGTGGGTGCCGTCGCTGGGCGGTGAGCCTAACTACGCATGGTCGCAGGTCGTGTTGGTGGACCTCACCGGCATCAAGCGCACCGAGGCGGCGCTGGCTGCGGAGCGCGAGCGCCTCGCGGTGACGCTGCGGGCGATGGCTGAGGGCGTGGTTACCACCGATGTGCAGGGGCGTGTGCTGTTTTTGAATGAGGCCGCGTGCGAGCTGACGGGCTGGACGGCCACTGCGGCGATCGGCCGGTTACTGGAGGAAGTCTGTGTGCTGCGTCATGAGAAGAGCCGGCAGGCGCTGCCGCCGCTCGTCGAAGCGGCGATTAGAACTGACCAGGTGGCCGACCTGCCGCCGCGCACCGCGCTGTTTGACCGCACGGCCACGCCGAGGCTGGTCGAGGGCCGTTGCGCCCCCATTCACGACGTGCACAACCAGGCGATTGGCGCGGTGCTGGTGTTGCGCGACGTCACCGAGCGCGCGCGGTTGGAGGCCGAGATCCTGCGGGCCTCGAAGCTGGAATCGGTGGGGGTTTTGGCCGGCGGCATCGCGCATGATTTCAACAACCTGCTCACGGTGGTGATGGGCAACATCACGCTGGCCATGCTCGATGTGCAGGTGATGGCTGCGGCCGGGCGCTGGTTGCAAAACGCGGAGGTTGGGGTGATGCGGGCGCGCGACCTCACCCAACAATTGCTGACCTTTGCCCGCGGCGGGGAGCCGGTGCGCTCCGCCGTGAACCTGCCCGACGTCATCAAAGAGGCGGCGCATTTCGCTCTGCACGGCTCGAAGGCGCGGTGCGATTTTACCATCGAGGAGGGCTTGTGGACGGCCGATGTGGACAAGGGCCAGATCGGGCAGGTGGTGCAAAACCTGGTGATCAACGCCGTGCAGGCCATGCCCGAGGGCGGGGTTATCCAGATGACCTTGGCCAACCAACGCCTCGGGCCCACGACGATCGCCCAGCTGGGTGCGGGCGAGTACCTGTGCATCACGCTTCAGGATACGGGTGAGGGAATCCCGGCGGAAAACCTGGCGCATATTTTCGAGCCCTACTTTACCACGAAAAAATCGGGCAACGGGCTGGGGCTTGCCATGGTTTATTCGATCATTCGCCGCCATTCGGGGCATATCGAAGTCGACTCCGAGTTGGGTCGTGGCACCCGCTTCCGGTTTTGGTTGCCGGCGGTTCCGGGTGTCGTCGCAGTGCCCCATGAAGTCGCCGCCGCGCCGAAGACCTATACAGGGCGGGTTTTATTCATGGATGATGAAGAGCCGATTCGCCTGATGGTGTCGGCGTTGCTGGAACGGCTCGGTTTTCAGGTGGTGGGCGCCGTTGACGGACGGGAGGCGATTTCGCTCTACGTCGAGGCGCTGGCCGCTAACTCACGCTTTGATCTGGTCATCATGGATCTGACGGTGCCGGGAGGAATGGGCGGCAGGGAGGCCATGCTGGAGCTTCGTAAGCGGGACCCCGGAGTGAGGGGATTGGTGTCGAGCGGCTATTCGAGCGACCCGATCATGGCCAACTTCCGCGCTCACGGTTTCAACGGCATGGTGGCCAAACCCTACCGTTTGACCGATCTAGCCAAGACGATCCGTGCGGTGATGGATGATTCGCAGGGGTGA